A genome region from Gemmatimonadota bacterium includes the following:
- a CDS encoding glycosyltransferase family 2 protein, with protein MSPASGLPWDRVRLSVVVPVYNEVHTVEALLKRVREVPLNIEIVAVDDGSTDGTTEILSRLEKEGVVDDLLLHVRNRGKGAALQSGFARATGDVVVVQDSDLEYDPMEFPALLTPILQGWADAVYGSRFLGGPRRVHLFSHRLGNVIVTFLSNLLTDLDLSDMETCYKVIRRDLLVTLPLTRDRFGIEPELTARLSQAGARIYEVPVSYRGRSYDEGKKIGWRDGIAAIWHILRCNLLPPRAPKWTRPTMDPWSG; from the coding sequence ATGAGTCCGGCCTCCGGGCTCCCCTGGGACCGGGTCCGACTTTCGGTCGTCGTCCCCGTCTACAACGAGGTCCACACAGTAGAGGCTCTGCTCAAACGGGTTCGCGAGGTCCCGCTCAATATCGAGATCGTCGCGGTGGATGACGGATCCACGGACGGGACGACGGAGATCCTTTCCCGCCTCGAGAAGGAGGGAGTCGTGGACGACCTTCTGCTCCACGTGCGAAACCGGGGGAAAGGAGCGGCGCTTCAGTCGGGGTTCGCGAGGGCGACCGGTGACGTGGTCGTCGTGCAGGACTCGGATCTGGAGTACGATCCGATGGAGTTCCCGGCACTCCTGACTCCGATTCTCCAGGGATGGGCGGATGCGGTTTACGGGTCGCGCTTCCTCGGCGGCCCGCGGCGGGTCCATCTCTTCTCGCACCGCTTGGGGAACGTGATCGTCACTTTTCTTTCAAATCTCCTCACCGATCTCGATCTCTCGGACATGGAGACCTGTTACAAGGTGATCCGTAGGGATCTCCTGGTCACCCTCCCGCTCACGCGCGACCGATTCGGGATCGAGCCGGAGCTGACCGCGCGTCTCTCCCAGGCGGGGGCGAGGATCTACGAAGTCCCGGTCTCCTACCGCGGGCGCTCGTACGACGAGGGGAAAAAGATCGGCTGGCGCGATGGAATCGCCGCGATCTGGCACATTCTCCGCTGCAACCTCCTCCCGCCGCGGGCGCCGAAGTGGACCCGCCCCACGATGGATCCCTGGAGCGGGTGA
- a CDS encoding sigma-54 dependent transcriptional regulator has translation MKILLVDDEAGILESLGILFKGEGYEVSIALGGKEGLAKLEAVKPDIVVSDIRMPGANGLDVLARAREVDPEMAVVLMTAQASLQSAVRAVNEGAYYYLQKPFSNDELLAICRRAGEAKELRAENRELRQEIRRHGRGRGERPVGTSRAWVEILDFADTVAPTESTVLITGESGTGKEVVARYLHARSSRSDGPFFSINCGALPESLLDSELFGHVKGSFTGAVKDKDGLLVAAAGGTFFLDEIGETAPQTQVKLLRAIQEREVIPVGATEAVPVDVRIIAATNRDLDEQIRKGEFRSDLYYRLNVIALSLPSLRERREDIPLLALHFLDRIAPKGAAPLKLSSEVEAAFMNYDWPGNVRELENAIERAAVLSAGPGIELATLPERIGRPPPPRLVDSEPPANPTMEVIERAYIQWVLQAEEGNKTRAAEVLGIDPSTLYRKISRYGLDES, from the coding sequence ATGAAGATCCTGCTCGTGGACGACGAAGCCGGCATCCTCGAGTCGCTCGGGATCCTCTTCAAGGGCGAAGGCTATGAGGTCTCCATCGCGCTCGGTGGGAAGGAGGGACTCGCAAAGCTCGAAGCGGTGAAGCCGGACATCGTCGTCTCCGACATCCGGATGCCCGGGGCGAACGGGCTCGACGTCCTGGCGCGGGCCCGCGAAGTGGACCCGGAGATGGCTGTGGTCCTCATGACCGCGCAGGCCTCGTTACAGTCCGCCGTCCGCGCCGTGAACGAGGGGGCGTATTATTACCTCCAGAAGCCCTTCTCCAACGACGAGCTCCTGGCAATCTGCCGCCGCGCCGGGGAGGCGAAGGAGCTTCGGGCGGAGAACCGCGAGCTTCGCCAGGAGATTCGCAGGCACGGGCGAGGGCGCGGAGAGCGTCCCGTCGGAACGAGCCGCGCCTGGGTCGAAATTCTCGACTTCGCCGATACCGTCGCACCCACGGAATCCACCGTCCTGATCACGGGGGAGAGCGGAACGGGAAAAGAGGTCGTCGCGCGGTACCTCCACGCGCGCTCCTCGCGAAGCGACGGTCCCTTCTTTTCGATCAACTGCGGGGCCCTTCCCGAAAGTCTCCTGGATAGCGAGCTCTTCGGCCACGTGAAGGGGTCCTTCACCGGCGCGGTGAAAGACAAGGACGGGCTCCTCGTGGCCGCTGCGGGGGGGACTTTTTTCCTCGATGAGATCGGCGAGACGGCACCTCAAACCCAGGTGAAGCTCCTGCGGGCGATCCAGGAGCGCGAAGTGATTCCGGTGGGCGCCACGGAAGCCGTCCCCGTGGATGTCCGGATCATCGCGGCGACCAACCGGGACCTCGATGAGCAGATCCGGAAGGGTGAATTCCGCAGCGACCTCTACTACCGGCTGAATGTCATCGCGCTTTCCCTTCCCTCTCTTCGTGAGAGAAGGGAGGACATTCCACTTCTGGCCCTTCACTTCCTGGACCGGATCGCGCCGAAAGGGGCAGCTCCGCTCAAGCTCTCCTCGGAAGTCGAAGCGGCCTTCATGAACTACGATTGGCCCGGGAATGTCCGCGAGCTCGAGAACGCCATCGAGCGGGCCGCGGTCCTGAGCGCCGGGCCCGGAATCGAGCTCGCGACGCTCCCGGAACGCATCGGAAGGCCGCCGCCCCCCCGGTTGGTGGACAGCGAGCCCCCCGCGAACCCCACCATGGAGGTCATCGAGCGGGCGTACATCCAATGGGTCCTCCAAGCGGAAGAGGGAAACAAGACGCGGGCCGCGGAAGTCCTCGGAATAGATCCCTCCACCCTCTACCGGAAGATCAGCCGGTACGGGCTCGACGAGTCGTGA
- a CDS encoding ATP-binding protein, translating to MSLNRSTGKEGWDPTAAFARADLLRWLYLGRLILVSALLLAALWVWVRADPTVTLIATTLFIASVTVTAVSFWHSHFRKGPIGRNFLYGQVLLDILVVTAIVHVTGGGESTFAWLYILVISEGALLLPLPGGVLIGALAAIVYFADILWGHSETLSGSVLLQIGVFALVAIATGILGDRLRTAGMALGEVESELRRLRVDTTDILETITTGIVTLDDQGRLVYMNPAAERLLDMDARQWVGAPVLSVIAGVAPDLVKVLRQSLADQVTLARQTAVAYPRAQRRVLGVSTTLRRDEGSLRSVTAIFQDITDLEKLEALNRRTQRLEAVAELSAAMAHEIKNPLASIRSAVEQFARPALEDADRETLTRMVVRESDRLSRLLSDFIDFSRVQIGKVARIPLEALLRECVAVVRRHPHAEERGIAIEQAPLPAGLHIPADADLLHRALFNLILNAVQFSPEGGTVRVEVEDLRGAAGNGRVSVQNPVRIGVRDSGPGVAESDIGKIFDPFYTTREGGSGLGLSVVHRAVEAHRGVILVERWEGGGADFSVYLPGEEGEGTNATEGGAVG from the coding sequence ATGAGCTTGAACCGGTCAACCGGGAAAGAGGGGTGGGACCCGACGGCGGCCTTCGCCCGCGCCGACCTGCTTCGCTGGCTCTACCTCGGCCGCCTGATTCTCGTATCCGCTCTCCTCCTCGCGGCGCTCTGGGTTTGGGTCCGCGCGGACCCGACCGTCACCCTCATCGCCACGACGCTCTTCATCGCATCCGTGACCGTGACCGCCGTGTCCTTCTGGCATTCGCATTTCCGGAAGGGGCCCATCGGGAGGAACTTTCTTTACGGCCAGGTCCTCCTCGACATCCTGGTGGTGACGGCAATCGTCCATGTGACGGGCGGCGGAGAGAGCACCTTCGCCTGGCTGTACATCCTCGTCATCAGCGAGGGCGCCCTTCTCCTCCCCCTTCCCGGGGGGGTCCTCATCGGGGCACTCGCCGCAATCGTGTATTTCGCGGACATCCTCTGGGGGCACTCCGAGACGCTCTCGGGAAGCGTCCTCCTCCAGATCGGTGTGTTCGCGCTGGTCGCCATCGCGACGGGGATCCTGGGCGACCGCCTTCGAACGGCGGGGATGGCGCTCGGTGAGGTCGAATCGGAGCTCCGCCGGCTCCGGGTGGACACGACGGACATCCTCGAGACGATCACGACGGGGATCGTGACCCTCGACGACCAGGGCCGCCTCGTTTACATGAATCCCGCGGCGGAGCGGCTCCTCGACATGGACGCCCGGCAGTGGGTGGGCGCTCCCGTTCTTTCGGTCATCGCGGGTGTCGCACCCGATCTCGTCAAGGTGCTTCGGCAATCGCTTGCCGACCAGGTGACACTCGCCCGCCAGACCGCCGTCGCCTACCCGCGCGCCCAACGCCGCGTCCTCGGCGTGAGCACCACCCTTCGTCGTGATGAAGGATCGCTTCGGAGCGTGACGGCGATCTTCCAGGACATCACCGATCTGGAGAAGCTCGAGGCGTTGAACCGGAGGACACAGCGGCTCGAGGCCGTGGCCGAGCTTTCCGCGGCGATGGCGCACGAGATCAAGAACCCGCTGGCTTCGATCCGCAGCGCGGTGGAGCAGTTCGCGCGACCCGCGCTCGAGGATGCCGACCGGGAGACGCTGACGCGGATGGTCGTCCGCGAGTCCGACCGCCTGAGCCGGCTCCTCTCGGATTTCATAGACTTCTCGCGCGTACAGATCGGAAAGGTGGCCCGGATCCCCCTCGAGGCGCTCCTTCGCGAATGCGTGGCCGTCGTACGGCGTCATCCCCACGCCGAGGAGAGGGGGATCGCGATCGAACAGGCCCCTCTCCCGGCCGGCCTCCACATTCCGGCCGACGCGGACCTCCTTCACCGGGCCCTCTTCAACCTCATCCTGAACGCGGTCCAGTTTTCGCCGGAAGGCGGGACGGTGCGCGTGGAGGTGGAGGACTTGCGGGGGGCCGCCGGGAACGGGCGGGTGAGTGTGCAGAATCCGGTCCGGATCGGCGTGCGGGATTCGGGACCCGGGGTCGCGGAATCCGATATCGGGAAGATCTTCGATCCCTTCTACACGACCCGCGAGGGGGGGAGCGGCCTCGGTCTCTCCGTGGTCCATCGGGCCGTGGAGGCGCACCGGGGGGTCATCCTCGTCGAGCGGTGGGAGGGAGGCGGCGCCGATTTCAGCGTTTATCTTCCCGGTGAGGAAGGAGAGGGTACCAACGCGACGGAGGGGGGGGCGGTCGGATGA
- a CDS encoding DUF5715 family protein, with protein sequence MPATLRLHSFPRTRILFGALVASLVASGSLSGQSLSGSPASLDRQNLQAQAHDFSYLRTPQQVRSFVDDGYLVPVSPTGKMELHEVSFPYARPEVRVFVERLAAQYHSACGEKLVVTSLSRPLSNQPINASDRSVHPTGMAVDLRRSNVGRCRQWLESTLLALEAEGVLEATLERSPPHYHIAVYPQPYARYVARVTGNATETVLAASVSSAPVTEVVAAVASGDAGRAITHTVARGESLWTIARLYSVTENSLRAANGFTGSRILAGQSLVVPTTAPVGDILRYTVQRGDSLWVIASRVGTTVDEIRRANGIGSSRIYAGQVLDVPVSR encoded by the coding sequence ATGCCCGCGACCCTCCGTCTTCATTCGTTTCCCCGGACGCGTATCCTCTTCGGCGCATTGGTCGCCTCCCTCGTGGCCTCCGGGAGCCTGTCCGGACAGTCCCTCAGCGGATCCCCCGCCTCCCTCGACCGGCAGAACTTACAGGCCCAGGCGCACGACTTCAGCTACCTCCGCACGCCCCAGCAGGTGCGGAGTTTCGTGGACGACGGATATCTCGTTCCAGTGAGCCCGACCGGGAAGATGGAGCTGCACGAGGTCTCCTTCCCTTACGCGCGCCCTGAGGTCAGGGTCTTCGTGGAGCGGCTCGCCGCGCAGTACCATTCGGCCTGCGGGGAGAAACTTGTCGTCACGAGTCTATCCCGTCCCCTCTCGAACCAGCCGATCAACGCCTCGGACCGTTCCGTCCATCCCACCGGGATGGCAGTCGATCTTCGGCGCAGCAACGTTGGACGCTGCCGCCAGTGGCTGGAGTCCACGCTCCTCGCCCTAGAAGCCGAGGGTGTTCTCGAAGCCACACTCGAAAGGAGTCCGCCGCACTACCACATCGCGGTCTATCCCCAGCCGTACGCCCGCTACGTCGCGAGGGTCACCGGGAACGCGACGGAAACGGTCCTGGCAGCGTCGGTGTCGAGCGCACCGGTCACCGAAGTCGTGGCGGCCGTCGCGAGCGGAGACGCGGGGCGGGCGATCACGCACACCGTGGCTCGCGGAGAGTCTCTCTGGACGATCGCGCGGCTCTACAGCGTGACGGAGAACTCGCTTCGCGCCGCAAACGGCTTCACCGGGAGCCGCATCCTCGCGGGGCAGTCCCTGGTGGTCCCCACTACCGCGCCCGTCGGCGACATCTTGCGGTACACCGTGCAGCGGGGTGACTCTCTCTGGGTCATCGCGAGCCGCGTCGGCACGACGGTGGACGAGATCCGGCGAGCCAACGGCATCGGCTCGAGCCGAATCTACGCGGGACAGGTTCTGGACGTTCCGGTCTCGAGGTAG
- a CDS encoding superoxide dismutase has product MPFPHVLPDLGYAYDALEPHIDARTMEIHHGKHHNAYTTNLNNALKDQPDLHSHSAEQLLRNLASLPDSIRTAVRNNGGGFHNHGLFWKILAPGGAAAPAGTLAKAIDGAFGSLDTLKEKVTAAAAGQFGSGWGWLVVNGSGKLDVVATPNQDSPLSQGSAPILGVDVWEHAYYLKYQNRRPDYLAAFWNVVNWDAVARNFEAAKGGS; this is encoded by the coding sequence ATGCCCTTTCCTCATGTCCTCCCAGATCTCGGGTATGCCTACGACGCGCTCGAACCCCACATTGACGCGCGTACGATGGAGATCCACCACGGCAAGCACCACAACGCCTACACCACGAATCTGAACAACGCGCTCAAGGACCAGCCGGACCTCCACTCCCACTCGGCCGAGCAGCTCCTGCGCAATCTGGCCTCACTTCCGGACTCGATTCGCACCGCGGTCCGCAACAATGGCGGTGGGTTTCACAATCACGGCCTCTTCTGGAAGATTTTGGCACCAGGCGGCGCCGCGGCCCCCGCGGGCACACTCGCGAAGGCGATCGACGGGGCCTTTGGCTCCCTGGACACCCTGAAGGAGAAGGTGACGGCGGCGGCGGCGGGACAGTTCGGGTCGGGGTGGGGGTGGCTCGTCGTGAACGGGTCCGGGAAACTCGATGTGGTGGCGACGCCGAATCAGGACTCACCGCTCAGCCAGGGCTCCGCTCCGATTCTCGGCGTGGATGTCTGGGAGCATGCCTATTACCTGAAGTATCAGAATCGGCGGCCCGACTATCTCGCGGCCTTCTGGAACGTGGTGAACTGGGACGCCGTGGCGCGCAACTTCGAGGCGGCGAAAGGCGGATCCTGA